In the Trichoderma atroviride chromosome 4, complete sequence genome, TAGAAGAGCGAGCAATCCTGTCCACCTCACAGCGATAGTGCGGTTGGATATGGGACCTGAGCACTCCGTCAGACCAAGCCGCCGAAAAACGAGTCACATGATAAACGACATAGACGATGTTGATACCATTCTGCACAAGAAAAGATCAAACATGTGTGTCTTTGGACGGACTGATGATGGTTCGGCTCCAGGAGGTTGATCATGAGCCGCGGAGTTCTTGCATCAAAGCGCAACCGTCGAGCATTGCTTACATGCGCAAACTTGCTCAAACTACATACCTACTGCATGTAGTAGGTACCAACCCACTTGGCATTAGCAATCGCGCTACTGGCGAATGGGCTGCGTCTACTCTTGTCGAGATCTCCGCCGTTGGGTGTTGGTGGCCTATTGGGGATAAACCGTACCATGTTGCGACGAGTATGTGTGCAGGCGCCACAACTGTCAAGACTACatgtaatatatatactatttttcatatttaatttaatattatagaTATATAGAtgggttcttttttttattacgTTGGTTGTAACTTGGGAAATAACTAAGTGACTAGACGgctaagaaaatattatatatactttaaaaagttactCTTCTGTTATAACTCTGAGAACACACATCCCACACTACTTTATTCTACTGCAAATTTAAGCTGTTGAGTCGTTCAATAGAGGATTTACTTTCCTTCATAGGTAGTAAGAGCACAATGGCAAGTATCCAACAGCTTGAAAAGCTGCGGCCATTAGGTAACATAAAGCGAACCGAAAGCATTCTTTTACTGGATACGATATTTCTCTAACGATATACTGCAGGCAAGCTCGAGCAAGTGTCAGCGACTTGTCACCATCTGGGCTTCTTCAACAATGTCGGCCTGTCGGTTCACTACAGACTGTCTCGACTCTTCCCACCCATCGCTTTCGACCTTTGTGATCTCATCCACTTGGCTGTGGGAAATGTCGTCCAAAAGTATCGCATACTCAGTGCCATACCTATCAACGAAGACACTCCCGATGCGCATTTCGCTTCACTTCTTTCAGTAGATCTAAGTCGAAGCATCAAGTTCCTCACGCGCTCCAAACCTTGGAATGATCTTGGGGAAGCTGAAGACCGCGAGCTTGATGCGATTCTTGAAGACCAGCATAATACCGATTTCAAAACCGGCTATGGCACGGAGCCATTTTGGCGCATCATTGTGCTACAAAGCGCTGAGCAAAAGATGGACTTTACGGTGTCCTTCATCTACCATCATGCCATTGGAGATGGCGTGTCTGGATTGGTGTTTCACAAAACTTTCCATGATGCACTCGAGGTTTTCTCTTCCACACCTGCGCCTTgcttgagaagagaagagacagtGGTGCCGAAGGAAGATGCAAAGATTCTTCCCGCCCTCGGGCAACTGCATCCTCTTCCAATCAATCCAGCGCCTCCTGCCAATGCCACTGGGTCTTTTAATCAGTGGACAGGTAACTGTATTCAACATCCCTGCAAGTCTCGTTGGacttctctccatctcccacCAATTGTCTCCAACTCATTCTTCCTCAAATGCAAGCAGAATGGACTGTCTGTAACATCCGTAGTCTCATCTACTCTTGCCACGGTGCTATTCGATATTCTTCCCCTTGATGTTGGGGCTCTCACCTGTATCATTCCCATTAACCTTCGCCCATGGCTTCAATTGCCCCGAGAAGTCGGTGATGATGCACTTGGAACATATTTCGATGCTACCAGAGTGTTATTCAAACGGCCAGAACGGATTCCCAACAACCCCCATTCGGCCAACGATGTATGGATCGCCGCTAGGAAAGTCTCAGGTATAGTGAACGACTACCTGAGCAATGTCTCGCCTTCTGGAGAACCGTACACAGCCGTTTCTACTCTTGAGACTATTCCTGATGTCTCTACCATCTTCAAGCCAATGATTGGAGAACCTCGGGACGCAGCATTCGAAGTCACAAACGTCGGAATTTTTCCCACCCGCGCTACTCCAGAGACAAATGAAGCTTCCATCTGGCAAGTTGGGAAAGTAGTTCTCAGTCGAAGCTCTCTGGTCACTGGTGCCGCAGTCACCGTCAGTGTTGCTACCGGCGGAGATGGTTCAATGACAATTGGATACAGCTGGCAAGAGGGCGTCGTGAGCGACGATCTGGTTGAAAAGATCAACCGGCTTGTTGGAGAATGCCTGAGAGAAATTTGAGCAGACAAGTGGTTAGCACACTGAGATGTCGGCTTTCAAGACGAAGTGAAGCAGGGCTAGCAAGGAAACTCTTGCCAAGAGCTTAACGTTTTAAAAATGCAGATTCTCTAAATTGTATGCAGATTACATGTATTGCTGTAGCAAAGATGTTGTGCTCTTTGTCCGTGGCCTCATATGGGTAGCCACCTACCTGCTTACCCGTTTACTTGCCGTATGTAAACGTACTGTAGTTCAATAGCTAGATTATAGTGGCCATACCCGCTGAAGCCCACTAAAAGCATACGAAGCACAGGTATACATGTGCAACAGCAATATAAAACAGCGGCATCTGTCAACTCCATGTACCTACTCGTCTGCTTCCCTGACGTTTCCAACTGCTGGAGGGGACACTTCACAAAGGTCATCCCTTGCAAGATTCACAGCTCTTTTCGCCGTCCAACATATGCGCAAATGGCTCAAACCATGTCGACTTACCCGTTTCCTTACTCTCAAGCGGCACGACTTGATCCCAGGATTAAAATACCGCGACCAGCCATTGATCCCGCACTCGCGCCCATTCTTGACTCATGCCTTCTACCGGAGGAACTGAACATTGGTTTGATGCGCAGTTATTCAGCTagcgaagaaggagacaCAGCTGTCAATCAATCAGATTCCATCATTAACAGTGCGCCACATCTCAAGTATAAAGAGTTTCTCGTTCCGGGGCCTCGGGGCAATAATAGCTTGGTTCTATCAGTATTCATGCCAAAGGAGCCAACTTCAGCCGCGCTACCAGCTTTATACCATATCCACGGAGGCGGCATGGTTGCTGGTGACCGCTTTTCCGGCGTGGCAGAGCTGTTGGACATTATGAAAGGCATCGAGTGTGTTTTCCTGTCCGTTGAGTACCGCCTTGCGCCAGAGACTCGCGCTCCGGGGCCAGCAGAAGATTGCTATGCCGGGCTTGTCTGGACATCTGAGAACGCCGCTTCTATTGGAATTGACCCAGCGCAAATTGTTATTTTGGGGTCATCGGGTGGAGGGGCTCTAGCTGCAGCAATGTGTCTGATGGCCCGGGACAGACAAGTTCCCATCATTCCTGTCAAAGGCCAGATGTTACTGTCCCCCATGTTGGATGATCGCTGCGACACCATTTCTGACCAGCAATTTGAGTACGGTAGTCCTTGGTGTGGTGTTTCTAATCGGATGGCATGGGCGCATGTCATGGGGCAAGACAGAGGGACAAACAAGACAACCCAATATCAGTCGCCGTCTAGAGCAACGGACCTGTCAAACCTTCCGTCAACGTACATCGATGCTGCTGAGTGCGAGGTATTCCGGGACCCAGCTGTTTCATATGCCATGAATATGTGGCGTTGTGGATCAACATGTGAATTACATGTTTGGCCAGGGGCCTTCCACTTATTCGATGGGATTGATAACCCTAGCGTGCCACTTATCCATGCTGCAGTTACAGCGAAACAGAACTGGCTTAATAGAATGTTCTCTTAGATATAGATTAAGAATGAATTACCAAATTCACCGTGAAATCATTCCCTTTCTGATGTATCTGGTGGCGGGCATATGTGTGTACGATACTAATTTGCTCAGTATCTTGGAACAAGATGTAAGATGAAAGGATTCGGCGAGCTAGTTTCTTAGCTCTAGTACAGCTTTAGCTTGGGGGGTGAGTTAAATTGAGTTAGTTTTTACTGGTTCAGTAAATGCGGTAATCCAATAGTTGTACTGTAAGGCTTACAAGGAAGTAAACTTGGTTTGGTTagatttttaaaaatattcataatttataattttatgGAGAGAAAATTTCATTTCTCAGTTTACAttgttatatatattcatGATATAACAAGGTATCCTAACTCATCAATCGATACATATGGCTTACAAtcaatataaaaataataagtcaatatattataaatatatattctgTATAGTAGTTTTGTTTTACAAATTGATATAATAACTAGTTAATTTAACATTGTTTTGTAAATAAATAGGCTTCAAGTAAAAACATATACCCACACATGGATATTTAGGTATAATAGTTTGTGACTAGCAATAGTTCTGTTGCAGCTATCATTTGAGCCGATGCTTGCTGCCTTTCTGATAAGAGTCTCATGTAACCGCCCAATCAAATATAATAGGCATGGTTGTTCTATCAATATAGATACTCTTTTGCCAATAGTAGTCACCCACACCTTCTTTTAATCACAACAGTGGCCTCGCACATTGTCCAACTCTTTCAACATCAAGCATCtttgagagatggagatggagtcgATGCAACACCATACGGTGGCCTCATCTGCGTCAACTGCACCCTCCAACGAGACTGGAGAGGGCGGGATGAGCATGGATCGGTCTTCTGCACCAACATCCGTGTTACGCTGTTCTTTACAGAATGGACCACAACTACAGTAGCAGCATATGTTGCAACTAtggcttttctctttcttctgacTCTTTTGAACCGTTTCCTAGCAGCACTAAGAACTCAAATCGAGCGCGCCTGGTCCGGGCAAGTCCAGAGTAGGAATACACTATCTGCTCCACCCACCGGCCGGAACCATCGCGCGCTCTTCAAGGCCAAAGCAAGCCCGATACCCACATACATGCTAAGGCAGAATAATGCCGAATCGGACCCGTTGATGAATGAAGAGGGTGATGATGGCTGGCCCATTTCTCAAGAACAGTCCGATAAGAACATGCCAATCGGCAAGATATATGGGCATTGGCAGCCAAGTGGGCCCTGGAGTCCTAAAAAAGACGGTATTAGGGCATTTATGGAGTTTGCAAGAGCTTTAATTGGATATCTTCTGTAAGCCAATATCAACTCTGCATAGGTTCAACGTTgtaactaatatataagtgCAAAGAATGCTAGCAGTCATGACCTTTAACGTTGG is a window encoding:
- a CDS encoding uncharacterized protein (EggNog:ENOG41), coding for MASIQQLEKLRPLGKLEQVSATCHHLGFFNNVGLSVHYRLSRLFPPIAFDLCDLIHLAVGNVVQKYRILSAIPINEDTPDAHFASLLSVDLSRSIKFLTRSKPWNDLGEAEDRELDAILEDQHNTDFKTGYGTEPFWRIIVLQSAEQKMDFTVSFIYHHAIGDGVSGLVFHKTFHDALEVFSSTPAPCLRREETVVPKEDAKILPALGQLHPLPINPAPPANATGSFNQWTGNCIQHPCKSRWTSLHLPPIVSNSFFLKCKQNGLSVTSVVSSTLATVLFDILPLDVGALTCIIPINLRPWLQLPREVGDDALGTYFDATRVLFKRPERIPNNPHSANDVWIAARKVSGIVNDYLSNVSPSGEPYTAVSTLETIPDVSTIFKPMIGEPRDAAFEVTNVGIFPTRATPETNEASIWQVGKVVLSRSSLVTGAAVTVSVATGGDGSMTIGYSWQEGVVSDDLVEKINRLVGECLREI
- a CDS encoding uncharacterized protein (EggNog:ENOG41~MEROPS:MER0036039), encoding MYLLVCFPDVSNCWRGHFTKVIPCKIHSSFRRPTYAQMAQTMSTYPFPYSQAARLDPRIKIPRPAIDPALAPILDSCLLPEELNIGLMRSYSASEEGDTAVNQSDSIINSAPHLKYKEFLVPGPRGNNSLVLSVFMPKEPTSAALPALYHIHGGGMVAGDRFSGVAELLDIMKGIECVFLSVEYRLAPETRAPGPAEDCYAGLVWTSENAASIGIDPAQIVILGSSGGGALAAAMCLMARDRQVPIIPVKGQMLLSPMLDDRCDTISDQQFEYGSPWCGVSNRMAWAHVMGQDRGTNKTTQYQSPSRATDLSNLPSTYIDAAECEVFRDPAVSYAMNMWRCGSTCELHVWPGAFHLFDGIDNPSVPLIHAAVTAKQNWLNRMFS